The genome window TATTGAACCATAAAAGTGATAATGTGACTTGTAAAATGTGGCTGTAGCTCTGCTGTCATGAATGAGGTTGTTTAGCAATATAATGCTGATTGCGAGTGTCTCattagacaggcagacagtcacGTGCCCAATCCATACAAGTGATCACACCGCGCACAAGTGCCGAGCAAGAAACATGTTTTCACCTGATAAATCATCAACAAGTAACCTAGCAAACGTTTATTTTACATACATACGGTTGAATTAATTGTATGCACTCGTTAGCTGAACCAACTAGCCAGCTCACTGGCTAACATCAATTGAAATAGTTGGCTGAACCTCCCTAgaaacagtggtggaaaaagtacccaattgtcatacttgagtaaaagtaaaagataTTGTAACgataaaatgactcaagtaacgttaagtgaaagtcacccagtaaaatactacttgagtaaaagtcggaaagtatttggttttaaatatacttaagtatcaaaagtaaatgtaattgctaaaatatacgtAATTATTGAAAGTAAAAGtataatcatttcaaattccctatattaaacaaaccagacggcacatttgtatttatttacggatagccaggagcacacgccaacactcagacaacatttacaaatgaagcatgtgcgTTTAGTGAGTgcggcaatagggatgaccaaggGTGTTTCTCTTGATAAGTACCTttaattggaccattttcctgtcatgcAAAATGTCACGAGTACTTCaatggtgtcagggaaaatgtatggagtaaaaatgaattattttctttaggaatgtagtaaggTAAAAGTTCTCcagaatataaatagtaaagtacagataacaTAAAATGCGTTAGAAACAATTTAGttttacttaagtacatttacatttacatttaagtaatttagcagacgctcttatccagagcgacttacaaattggtgcattcaccttaagtactttacaccactgcctagATGAAAGAATGCAACACCACGGAGGTGTTAAACCAGACCATCTCTGTAGATGCTAGCTATACTGAAGTGTTTGCTTGCATGTCATGTAGCAGTAACTTGCTATTCAGACCAGGATGACATCTGGTCTTTCACATAGAAGTAAAGCCTGGCGTTCAGAATGGATGCATGTTACTATATTAACCTCAGGAATGTTTAGAAGTTGTGGCAATGTTAGGAAGCTATCACAATAACTGGTGATGATAGCTATAGTTACTGATTGAACTCAAATAAGGCGTTATGTAAAGACAGATTAATCATGTCCGCCGACATCGCTTCCTACCTTCTGTATTGACGACTTGCCACTTCTTCGCAAACCCATTAACAGAATTCTAGGTTTGCTGTCAGATGGAGTTGGGCTATCCTCGATGTCGGCCTCCTCTTCTCCATATCCAAAATCTTTGGGAAACGAGTCCGCAACCCCGTAGCTGTCTGCCAGCGGTTCCACTTCGTACTGAATCGACATTTTGACCCAACAACTCTCGCTTCCCCAATCCCCCCTCACCCTATTAGTTTTACGCAGTCCTGCTTTTACCGACAGATCCTTCCACACCGCCGATAAAACGTAAAATACAGTTTAAATGCATCAATTATGCCAATGTTACTTGCAAATCCAAAGTGTGTTGTAATATTCTCCCTTATCCTTTAGATCTTCGGGTCCCCTGTTTCCTTTTCGCCGAAAACCCTGCTCTTGAACCACCTCCGAATCTAATTGGATGATGTACATAGGATGCGAATAATAATTGGATAACCAGGGTGTCAATCTGTCGAGACTGGTCCTACCCTTGTCAGATGTTTTGCAGTCAGCTGACCAAGTAGACTAGTGCCAGAGAGGGAGAAACGAAGCGAGAGGGTCAATTCTCGTCAAAATATGTCCCCGCGGGAATACAGCGATAAGCAGACcgaatttaatttaaaaatgagACAGATAAGCAGACCGTCTGCCTTCGCGCCAGTTAGTGCGGAGACAagagcatctcgtcattatatacagtatctctgctAGTGCACAGGTTTGTTTTGTGACCTTTCACCTGGAGTTATTTTGGCTGGAAAGTTATAGTTTGACTGATTTATTTTGTTTTGACTGGGGGGGTTCAATTCACAATGGATGTATCTCTTTGAATCATAGTAAAATTGTACAATCAATGTTATTCCAGTAATTCCAGTATGGTCTTCCATCTGTGGAATGAATCCACATTCAATCAAAATATAAATTAGcacccgctccagcaggtatatctcactggtcacccccaaagccaattattCCTTTGGCCGCACAGGtgtgcctctccttccagtttctctgctgccaatgactggaacgaactgcaaatatCTCTGAAgatggagactcttacctccctcactagctttaagcaccagctgtcagagcagctcacagatcacttcatctgtaaacagcccttccatctacctcatccccatactgtatttatttatttatcttgctcatttgcaccccagtatgtctacttgcacattcatcttctgcacaccctaccattccagtgtttaattgctatatgataattacttcgccaccatggcctatttattgccttacctctctcatcctacttcatttgcacatgctgtatatagatttttctactgtattattgattgtatgtttgtttattccatgtgtaactctgtgttgttgtatgtgtcgaactgctttgcttaatcttggccaggtcgcagctgcaaatgagaacttgttctcaactagcctacctggttaaatcaaggtgaAATTAATACAATAAAAAGTGAGAACTGTCTGTGTGAAGCCTACAAaatcaccagcagagggcagAAAAAGACAGTACAGAAAGTATTTCAATAAACTACACTGCGCATGCTCTAAACCCGAGCGTGCTTGTGTTGACGTCAAGGCTAACAGGGAAACATGTCTGTTGCAGGCAGTGAGAGTCGTAAAGAACCTCAGTTAGCAGTAAAGTTTAACGTTAACTTCATAATGGCACACTAGAGTAAGTGGACTGCATAATAATGTTTTACATTGGCGTGAGTAACGACGTAGTGTGTAAAATAGAACAATGGCATTGTAAAACAACCAGGAGAGCTTAAAGTTTCCCCACGCGTTAGTGTGCTAATTTAGCGGACTAAACTCCAATCCACGGTGAAGGAATTTTCTGATGAATTTCACCAACTGAGTGGACTCGAGACCAGGCTTTGTGGAATGTAGTCTCAACTACACCGATTCGCTCAAGGTCAATACTTAAAATATGTTTGTCCCCTGTAGTTGCGTGACTTTCTTTGTGTGCTAAAATCATACTTTTTCAATAAACGGTAATCAAATACCACAGGTACAGTCAATCAGTTTCCAAACCCAGAGTCACAACATCGCGAGACTTCCAAGAAAGCTTGCGAAACAGACCAAACCGAGGTCGAGGTTTGGCATGTAAATGAGATGAGTGTAAATGTTTTCCGTAGTTAATTTTCTTGAAATCTAAAGGCACAAGCTAGATTCGAGCCAATGTcgtaagtagttgaacatgttatgaGTCCAATTTCGTGAAAGTCACAAACTGGCACGTTttaatttttcaaaaaacaactttatatcaaAGGACTGCCTTTGGGTTGATGGGCTGCACATGCGCAGTTCAGCGTGAGACGACCGTTCGACCCGACAACGTATTTATACGCATGCGCTAACGTCACCATGAAGTCGCCTACAGTGTGATGGAGATTTCAATTGACGGAGCAGTTTTTAGCTTATCTTCATATTGTACTGCCTTTGGGGTAATATTGATAACACCACGGACTGTATCCTTGTTGAGATTCAATTAGCACATGCGCATTTGCAATGAGTTGCCATAGAGCAATGAGCAAACAGTCGGTTGTTGTATTTGAATGAACGTATATTGAAAAGTATGGATTTAAAGCAAACAAAGCCACGCTAACACGTTTTATAAtttaaagtattgactttgggcgAATCGATGTATTCTGAGCTAGATTACCACAAAGCCTGGTCTCGGCGACACTCAGTTGGTGAAGTTAATCAGAAACAAACCTCACCATGGAGTTTAGTCCATTACTGGCTGGCTAACCTAACCTGTAGctagataataataaataataatttacCGAGGTACAATACTCAGTTTGGATGTTTTTTCTTTTCTTCGGTACACAGTAAGGAAGGCTATAATATTTATAGCGATCATACTAGTCCCATTTAAGATTGAATTCGGTTCCTTGGTGGAATCATTGATTAGAAATGACCGGACAGGTGAAAGCTATGTGGTGAAGCACTTGAGTTGACCTGTTCAATCATGTTTTATTAACAGTGATTACATCAAGGGaggtattataataataataataatatatgccatttagcagacgcttttatccaaagcgatttacagtcatgtgtgaatGCACCGGGTATTGTTCCTTCCCTTTCTTGGGCAAAATGGTGCCAGCAAACATCTAGCAGCATCATGGATGAACTAGCTAATTACTGTACCCTGAATAAATTGGAAGTAAAAAAATCCAATCACATTTTTTgggtcacatacacctggttagcagatgttaatgtgagtgtagcgaaatgattgtgcttctagttccgatgaTGCaggaatatctaacaagtaatctaacaaattcacaacaagtaccttatacacacaaatgtaaagggatgaatggaatatgtacatataaatatatggatgagtgatggtgtgcagcataggcaagatgctgtagatggtatagaatacactatatacatatgagattagtaatgtaggatatgtgaATATTATTAACGTggtgttatttaaagtgactagtgacacttttattaagtccatttatttaagtggccagagatttgagtctgtatgttggcagcagtctctccatgttagtgatggctgtaaCAGTcagatgaccttgagatagaagctgtttttcagtctcttggtcccagctttgatgcacctgtactgacctcgccttctggatgatagctgggtgaacaggcagtggctcatgtggttgttgtcattgatgatctttttggccttcctgtgacatcgggtgctgttggtgtcctggagggcaggtagtttgcccccggtgatgcgttgtgcagactgcactaCCCTCTGgggagccttgcggttgagggcggtgcatttgctgtaccaggcagtgatacaggccgacaggatgctctcgattgtgcatctgtaaaagtttgtgagtgttttagattgacaagccaaatttcttcagcctcctgaggttgaagaggcactgttgcgccttcttcaccacgctgtctgtgtgggtggaccatttcagtttgtcagtaatgtgtacgcagaggaacttaactttccaccttcctcaactactgtcccgttgatatggataggggtgtgctccctctgcGGTTTccagtagtccacaatcatctcctttgttttgttgacattgagtgagaggttatcttcctgacaccacactccgagggccctcacctcctccatatAGACCGTCTTGTTGTTAATCAGGTAATCAAGTATCATTTGTCTTAATGCCAATGTGTCTACAGGCTTCAGAGTCCAAACGAGAGCAGTTTCAAAGATACCTGGAGAAGGCTGGTGTCCTTGACAGCCTCACCAGTGGTGTGTTTATTTCAAATATTTCATTAACTTTAATTGTTAATTTTATTTGACCTACGCAAATTACGAAAACGGCATGTGCCTTTCCTTATTACAGTGCTGGTGGCATTGTATGAAGAGACGGAGAAACCCAACAATGCGCTTGAGTATCCTTTTAAAAATGTTTGCCCTGTTTTTGTAATGAATATTTCCTACATAATGTAGACATGTATAGCTATGTTTTTGAAAGGTGATGAAACTCCACTGAGGCCCCTTCTCACATTCAGAGTCTGACCTTTCTGTTGCCTTTAGTGGTATAGCAACCCGACGTGCTCACACAGATGACAGAACAAGTGTTGACTGTCACAGCTCATGATGGGATGCTTTTCTAAAATATAAAAATGACTCATTTTCAATGACAATAAGGTTGAGAATGAGTTGAATTCCTCCCTCAGCACACTGCAATTTCTTTAATAAGATCCAGTTTCCTCAAGCAGCACTTGGGTGTGGCTGGCCAGGAGTCTGCAGACACTGAGGCACTCCAGCAGGAGCtaagagacatgaggcagaggtGTGAGCTGCTGGCCCGAGGAGAACAAAGACCTCAAGAACAGGGTAGGCCTgcctatgattttttttttattgagtGTGATGATCTGTACATGGTAGGCTTGAACTTTTCAAAACTAACAAAATAATTGAATTTCTGTTTTTACACACTTCTTTAGCTTCAACGCTATGAGCCTACAAAAGAGGATGGAGCTGCCGACTAGGATGTGCCTCAGCTTTATTGAAGTCATTTTGTTAGAAACTCAGATTTTTATGGCAAGTCGAAACCAACAACTGGAGGCAAGGGATTTTATTCACCTctgttcttttttttctactaGGTTTAAGTATTTAACTTAATTTGTATATTTGATTATATTGAAATATAATAGCTTTTGTCCTTTGACTGTCTCCCCCTCATAAAAGCAAACCCCCTTTTTCTGCTTTCAGTGTACTTATCCTACTGTACACCAATGCTTTGTATCTAGTAAACAAACATTAACGTAATGGGTGTTTTCCTTTTTAATCACATTCACATATTTGTTACAATATAGAAATCTTACCTCATGATATCACTTTTGTACTGTGTGCACACAGAGGCTCTGCTGGCGTTACTTGAAATGCATAAGAAACTGAAATACCCCACAACCCTTAAAAGAAAAGCTGTGCCTAAAAGAAAGTGGAGGGTCATTGTAACCGTCATACATGGTTTTACGATGATAGTATGGACATACAGTAGTTAATGCAAAATAAAAACCAAGATATACGCTTTTATAAATGGGAAATTAGGTAATTCTTTCATGCAATATACATCATTTAGTCTACATACTCTATTTTCAGTGGTCAAAAGGTACtttggctgcgtttagacaggcagcccaattctgatcttttcccactaattggtcttttgatcaATCGGATATTTTCAtatcagatatttttcagagctggtctgattggtcaaaagaccaattagtgaaacaaAATTCTGAATTGGGCTGCCATGAGGACATATTTTCATGGTTTCTCTCTAAACAATGATGTTTAAAATGAACTGAAACCTACAGAAAGCACTAACGCTGTCACTGCTGTGTGATCTGTACTGTTCCAGTGTTTTTCTCTCTTAGCCACAATTCATTTTAAAAGCAGGTCAATATTCCCAATAGCTAGTCCCCACACCCAATGTTTGATCTACTGTGTCTTATGTCATCACAAAGTATGACAGAGGCTTTGAAGCTGGTGAATACAAAAATAAACTACCACATAGAGATCAACAGATCAACAGAAACAGAGGTGACATCTTATAAAACACATCTATCCATTTTGCTGGACTACTGCAACAGATTTCCCTCCGAAGCAGTTCGCACAATGTCACAACTCATGTCATGTTCTTCTGATCCCTGTGTTTGAAATAAAGTATTTTTTGTCTGAGGGACAAGCGATAAGGTTTTACTCTTAGCATTCAGACTTGTAAGTCTGTAGGGGCTCGCCTACTACTTGCGTTGCTTGTGGATGATGGTCGGCGATTGGAAGAGGGTGTTCTCGGACTGTGCTGTGACCCTGAACTTGAGTCCCCCAGTGAGTCTGGGGTGGAGGGACGCATTTTGGGTTCCGATTTCGACGCAGTCCGGGCTTGGTACCCACCACTGGCCTTAGCACCCCCATAAGAATCTGTGTCTGAGCTTTTGCCCTCCACCACTGTGGAACAATTTGAGGGAGCGTTGACCCTCCATGTTTTCCTTCCGGCGCCTACTAGCAATGTCGGGCAGGAGGAGGCATGAGATGCATCCCTTGGGCGCCTGGGAGAGTCTgggctccccctcttctcttcctcgcTGTGAGGGGGAAGGTGTGCAGACTCCTCTGGCTCCTCCTGCTTTGGCGGGGTCACTGAGTCGCAGGGCGGTGAGCGGCTGTCACTGCTGGTGTTATTGGAGTTGGAGTTGTGCTCCGTCGGGCTATGAGCAGCATCTTTGAGTTCTTCCACGCTCCGTTTACCAGCCAGTTCACCCTGAACAGGGAGGAAGGCAGAGGGGTTGATAAGGGGGGGGTAGGTGTGACCCTCCTGGGCCCGCTCCAGTAGGAGGTTGTAGCCACTGGGCGCGGAGGCCATGGTGGGATTACAGCCGGAGGAAGCAATGCCTGTCTGATGCACCACGGAGTCTTTCTTGGTTTTGCTTGAGTAGAAGTCGTCAAGCTCGTCTTGCAGGTGTGGATAGTAATCCAGGATGCCCTTCTTGACCTTCTTGTAGCCCAGGTGCATGATCTCCAAGATGTTTAGGAAGAGGGAGACTACAGCGATACATTGCATAAAGACCATGAAGACACTCTTCTCTGTGGGCCGGGAAACGAAGCAGTCCACTGCGTTGGGGCAAGGCTCACGCTCGCACTTGAATAGAGGGGAGAGCTGGAAGCCATAGAGGATGTACTGGCCCGTTATAAAGCCTACCTCCACGGCAGAGCGGGTAATGATGTGGGCCACGTAGGTGCGCAGCAGGGACCCCGACAGCGGAGCCTTGTTGAGCTTGCCTTGCTCCAGTTGCCTCACCTCTCGCTCAATCGTTTTCCGAGCAGCCACCATGTCTACGTCTACCAGCTCCAGCTCGCGACGCAGCAGGACCTTCTTTTTCTGCCGCTCCTTCTCCAGGGCACGGAGGCGGTAGAGAGCATGGCCCATGTACACCAGCGAGGGCGATGAGACAAAGATGACCTGAAGGACCCAGAAGCGGATGAGGGAGATGGGGAAAGCCAGGTCGTAGCAGACGTTCCGGCACCCGGGCTGCTCCGTGTTGCAGATGAAGTCGGCCTGCTCATCGTTCCACACATCCTCGGCCGCCACACCCAACACCAGCATGCGGAAGATGAATAGGATGGTGAGCCAGATTTTTCCCACCATAGTGGAGTGGATATGCACCTCCTCCAATATCCCCCCTAGGAAATTCCAATCGCCCATCTTTACACGGGCATCGTTGTGTCTGTgagtaggaggcagagagaggattgAGGCAATTTTGTCATTTAAAGAGGCTATATGGAACTTTTGCCTTTTTGGATGGTTCTTGAGCCCAAGGCCCCTCAATGGACAGAAATATTGCTCAGAAATTCTAATTGGACATAAAGGGGCATTCCTCCCCAATAATGAGCGAAAGCATTGTTTTTTTAATGAAATACAACATTTATTCatattaatatctatatataaacCATTCAACCAACTTTCAAGCCACAATTTGGTGTGTAACAATAAGCAACTGAACTTTCTTACACTAGTATCTTCAAAAATACATCACAAAAAGTACATGTAAATGTTATTTTCTATGCAGTTTGTTTTAAAACCTGTATTTCATTAACAAATACTCAATGAAAATATATCATTCCACAGACTATTTTAATCCCACAAAGGTTGATTTACCAATTAAAATAATACATCAGTCCTTTCATATcaataaatacaatttaaaactAAACTTGGTTAAGTCATTGACATATAAATAATGAATTGTAACATACCTTTATCAGGGGAAAAAAAGGCAATGTACATCGAAGACAGATGTAAATTTACAATGAATATGGAGCATCACATATTTGCAAAGCAGATATCAAAATGTATGAATAAGCAAGCGGTCGATTATCATGTTTATTATTTGTCTCTCTTGCTCCTTTCGGTAGTCCTGTTTTGCCAAAAATAAAGCCATTCCCCTCGGTGATTTAACTTATAGACAATGAGAGAAATCAATGAGAGAGTCATTTCCATTCACCTTGCAGCAGCATGGACAGACTGCCGGTGATTTGAATCCCCACGGGTCATCCAGCCGCGATGAGGCCACCAAAAAGCTTTAAAAGAAAATCGTTTGTACCCCCTCCACATCTGTCGATGCGCATCACCTGAACTTCTGTGACCCAAATTTGACCAGGGTTTCCAGTGCCGACAGTACACCACGTATGACTGAACAGTTGAGACAGCTGCCAGTGCCAGATTCTGGTCAGTCAGCGAGATAAAAATCAATAATCAGAGTTCTACCAATACAGTACAAGATAAATCATAGCCACACAGCAATTGTTTCAGCCTATTCATGCTTGCCATTTATTGATTCAGGGTTATAGGTTAGTTAAATAATGTCCTTAATTAAAAAGAAACAGTGGAATTACTTGGTTAAAAAGATATTTGGCTTCTCCTAAAGGACTAGCTGAACTTAAATGTCAACAGTCCAGTGTGTCCTGAATGTATAGCTAGGAATATAAGAGTGAAGCATGGAAAGGTGTTGTACTGGACAGACGGCCTACTTATTAGGTTCCCTCTTGTCTGCCGTCTGTAGATTCTATAGGCTATACGCCATAGCCCCCAGTGAGAGATGTTTGGTGCAGTTTATCTGATCATGGTATACATATGCAATGTGATGGGAGTTTGTTTTGAAATCAGTTACTGGTTCTGGTATCCCTCCCAAACAACATAACGCTATGGGACTGTGCCACAACTCTTTCAGATCTATAGTTTTTTCACTCTTGTAATGCAATCAATGGGTCATGTCCGATTTCATACTCTGGTGCTTCCCCTCTGTAATTAAGTTGTCTCTGGCAGTTGACACAATATTTGTATTAATT of Oncorhynchus gorbuscha isolate QuinsamMale2020 ecotype Even-year linkage group LG15, OgorEven_v1.0, whole genome shotgun sequence contains these proteins:
- the LOC123997605 gene encoding gap junction alpha-9 protein-like gives rise to the protein MGDWNFLGGILEEVHIHSTMVGKIWLTILFIFRMLVLGVAAEDVWNDEQADFICNTEQPGCRNVCYDLAFPISLIRFWVLQVIFVSSPSLVYMGHALYRLRALEKERQKKKVLLRRELELVDVDMVAARKTIEREVRQLEQGKLNKAPLSGSLLRTYVAHIITRSAVEVGFITGQYILYGFQLSPLFKCEREPCPNAVDCFVSRPTEKSVFMVFMQCIAVVSLFLNILEIMHLGYKKVKKGILDYYPHLQDELDDFYSSKTKKDSVVHQTGIASSGCNPTMASAPSGYNLLLERAQEGHTYPPLINPSAFLPVQGELAGKRSVEELKDAAHSPTEHNSNSNNTSSDSRSPPCDSVTPPKQEEPEESAHLPPHSEEEKRGSPDSPRRPRDASHASSCPTLLVGAGRKTWRVNAPSNCSTVVEGKSSDTDSYGGAKASGGYQARTASKSEPKMRPSTPDSLGDSSSGSQHSPRTPSSNRRPSSTSNASSRRAPTDLQV